Proteins from a genomic interval of Stenotrophomonas sp. 24(2023):
- a CDS encoding DUF2867 domain-containing protein: protein MNGVDAVALDAGSVLHGQREGAMFVHVVRASTHRAGRSALAAYQDMAACVPGWFDGLMAVRNTGMRLLGMKDLGSLRAVRAVTDPRPGQRLGIFTLQSLQDDAIVLEDDDRHLRVQLSLQWRGDQLEIATVVHTHNTFGSAYMLPVAPVHRWIVPHLLRKQVRRYAR from the coding sequence ATGAACGGAGTGGATGCCGTGGCGCTCGATGCCGGCAGCGTGCTGCATGGGCAGCGCGAGGGCGCCATGTTCGTGCATGTGGTGCGTGCATCGACGCACCGCGCCGGCCGCTCGGCGCTGGCCGCCTACCAGGACATGGCCGCGTGCGTGCCGGGCTGGTTTGATGGGTTGATGGCCGTGCGCAACACCGGCATGCGCCTGCTGGGCATGAAAGACCTGGGCTCACTGCGCGCGGTGCGGGCGGTGACCGATCCGCGCCCGGGCCAGCGGCTGGGCATCTTCACCCTGCAGTCGCTGCAGGACGACGCGATTGTGCTGGAAGACGATGACCGCCACCTGCGGGTGCAGCTGTCGCTGCAATGGCGGGGCGACCAGCTGGAAATCGCCACGGTCGTGCACACCCACAACACGTTCGGCAGCGCCTACATGCTGCCGGTGGCGCCGGTGCATCGCTGGATCGTGCCGCACCTGCTGCGCAAGCAGGTGCGGCGCTACGCCCGGTAG